From the Deltaproteobacteria bacterium genome, one window contains:
- a CDS encoding FAD-dependent oxidoreductase has product MTTDFIIIGGGPAGCSAALFAAKAKRKAVLIHKGTTSLLPTLRWLLPGFPEGIGAAEWMQNLKTQINAIPFETLPEEVTQAALGSSVKQIITSSGKTLEAPVIILATGCYNRIGFIEGEARFAGHGVFYNAYQDANLFEEETVVVEGKTEQAAREVLHLARFANKIHFVVPAMKLEIDERLANHLRNNEKIEVSLSASIKKIDGNTQLESATILIAGEEKQISTRGVFLYARQSKPQYEFLKGTIEISDDGAVLVDDQLMTSIPGVFACGDMLAGVPQLQFVSAAQGLVAAMNADRYLSNTNL; this is encoded by the coding sequence ATGACAACCGATTTTATCATTATTGGTGGTGGACCGGCAGGATGCTCTGCCGCTTTGTTTGCGGCCAAAGCAAAACGGAAAGCCGTTCTCATTCATAAAGGAACAACTTCCTTACTTCCCACGCTTCGTTGGCTTTTACCGGGCTTTCCAGAAGGGATAGGCGCGGCGGAATGGATGCAAAATTTAAAAACTCAGATCAACGCCATCCCTTTTGAGACTCTTCCTGAGGAAGTAACGCAAGCGGCATTGGGTTCCAGCGTGAAACAAATCATCACGAGCTCCGGCAAAACATTGGAGGCGCCCGTCATTATTTTGGCCACCGGTTGTTATAATCGCATCGGTTTTATTGAAGGCGAGGCACGGTTTGCGGGCCACGGTGTTTTTTACAATGCTTATCAGGATGCCAATCTTTTTGAGGAAGAGACGGTTGTGGTGGAAGGAAAAACAGAGCAGGCGGCGCGTGAAGTCTTGCACCTTGCCCGCTTTGCAAACAAAATTCATTTTGTTGTCCCCGCCATGAAACTTGAAATTGATGAAAGACTTGCAAACCATCTTCGCAACAATGAAAAAATTGAAGTTAGTTTAAGCGCCAGCATCAAAAAAATCGACGGAAACACACAACTCGAATCGGCAACCATTTTAATTGCGGGAGAAGAAAAACAGATTTCCACTCGCGGTGTTTTTCTCTACGCCCGCCAAAGCAAGCCGCAGTACGAATTTTTGAAAGGCACAATAGAAATTTCGGACGATGGTGCGGTACTGGTGGACGACCAACTCATGACCTCCATTCCCGGAGTTTTTGCCTGCGGCGACATGTTGGCGGGTGTCCCACAACTTCAATTTGTTTCTGCCGCGCAAGGGCTTGTGGCCGCAATGAATGCGGATCGCTATCTTTCCAACACAAATTTATAA
- a CDS encoding ABC transporter substrate-binding protein: MKITLAHSPDADDAFMFYGLATGKIDTGDVKIEHKLQDIQTLNEWALEGRHEITALSFHAYPSVQKKYAMCVAGASFGEKDYGPLLVRLPYGARHHMVIGVPGTKTTAFLLLKLWKPDVEFKVIPFDKILNAVVSKEVDAGLIIHEGQLFYESLGLESVLNFGKWWYAQHKLPLPLGGNGIRRDLPKDLQHKLAGWLRASIEYGLSHRKEAVQHALQYSRDLSVEKADQFVGMYVNERTVDMGDDGKKSVQLLLDLGYRDKIISQPTQMDWIV; the protein is encoded by the coding sequence ATGAAAATCACACTTGCACACAGTCCCGACGCCGATGATGCCTTTATGTTTTATGGGTTAGCCACAGGCAAAATCGACACGGGCGATGTAAAAATTGAGCACAAACTTCAGGACATTCAAACACTCAATGAATGGGCTCTGGAAGGGCGCCATGAAATTACCGCTCTCTCTTTTCACGCCTATCCCTCCGTGCAGAAAAAATATGCCATGTGCGTCGCGGGAGCCAGCTTCGGTGAAAAAGATTACGGACCCCTTCTAGTCCGATTACCATATGGTGCCAGGCACCATATGGTAATCGGCGTACCGGGCACAAAAACAACCGCCTTTCTGCTTTTAAAACTTTGGAAACCCGATGTGGAGTTCAAAGTAATTCCCTTCGACAAAATTTTAAACGCCGTTGTCAGTAAAGAAGTCGACGCGGGACTCATCATTCATGAGGGTCAACTTTTTTATGAATCATTGGGGTTGGAGTCGGTTCTCAATTTTGGGAAGTGGTGGTACGCGCAACACAAACTTCCGCTTCCCCTTGGCGGCAACGGCATTCGCAGAGATCTTCCGAAAGACTTGCAACACAAGCTGGCGGGGTGGTTAAGGGCCTCCATCGAATACGGTCTCTCTCATCGAAAAGAGGCTGTGCAACACGCCCTGCAATATTCAAGAGACCTTTCCGTTGAAAAAGCCGACCAATTTGTCGGGATGTATGTGAACGAAAGAACGGTCGATATGGGCGATGATGGAAAAAAATCGGTACAACTTTTGTTGGACTTAGGATACAGAGACAAAATCATTTCTCAACCGACACAAATGGACTGGATTGTATGA
- a CDS encoding ribonuclease H-like domain-containing protein, with product MQGKNIIVLDLETKRSFEDVGGRDNLGALGVSVVGVYSYRTNDYQAYWENDFPKLLSILAEKPLIVGFNQRRFDLPVLQPYFANFDLKQLQALDILEELTKTLGHRVSLDSVAKATLGTQKSGHGLDAIRYWNSKELEKLKNYCLDDVRITKEVYEYGAKHGELLFLNKFGSDKLKAKVCWKLETAGDKAQKQFSLF from the coding sequence ATGCAGGGAAAAAACATTATCGTTCTTGATTTGGAAACCAAACGCTCTTTTGAAGATGTGGGCGGCCGCGATAATTTGGGCGCTTTGGGGGTGTCTGTCGTGGGCGTCTACTCCTACCGGACCAACGATTACCAAGCTTATTGGGAAAATGATTTTCCAAAACTTTTGAGTATCCTTGCCGAAAAACCACTCATTGTGGGTTTTAACCAACGCCGGTTTGACCTTCCTGTGTTGCAACCTTATTTCGCCAACTTCGATCTCAAACAATTGCAGGCACTTGATATTCTGGAAGAGTTGACAAAAACATTGGGTCATCGTGTAAGTCTTGATAGCGTTGCAAAAGCAACCCTCGGCACACAAAAAAGTGGACACGGTTTGGATGCCATCCGCTATTGGAATTCCAAGGAACTTGAAAAATTAAAAAATTATTGTCTCGATGATGTGCGTATCACCAAAGAAGTTTATGAATACGGCGCCAAACACGGGGAACTTTTGTTTCTTAATAAATTTGGTTCCGATAAATTGAAAGCCAAAGTTTGCTGGAAACTGGAAACTGCCGGAGATAAGGCACAAAAACAATTTAGTCTGTTTTAG